The Methanomassiliicoccus luminyensis B10 genome includes a window with the following:
- a CDS encoding HypC/HybG/HupF family hydrogenase formation chaperone, whose translation MCLAVPGKVVSIEGHQADVDFGGVLRKVNVSLVEAAPGEWVVVHAGFAIEKMDEDEAKETLRMWEELLDQEEKEEVQ comes from the coding sequence ATGTGTCTTGCAGTACCGGGAAAGGTAGTATCGATCGAGGGGCACCAGGCCGACGTCGACTTCGGCGGGGTGCTCAGAAAGGTGAACGTCTCTCTGGTGGAGGCCGCCCCCGGCGAGTGGGTGGTCGTCCACGCCGGCTTCGCCATCGAGAAGATGGACGAGGACGAGGCCAAGGAGACCCTCCGCATGTGGGAGGAGCTCCTGGACCAGGAAGAGAAAGAAGAGGTCCAGTAA
- a CDS encoding 4Fe-4S dicluster domain-containing protein — translation MRSLSEELRRAAGDLEVSLYGVADAKGFLSPEYQGNRPQDVMPSVRSVVVLGVPLLRGSMDALPKGRAEYHNSLLAATVTLRYMSFQLAKRIEDAEYLASIVPAEGSEFGIWYADRETLRADVSLRYAAYLAGLGRYGLNHSLVTEKYGPRVRFMGILTDAPLEPGVPASDFAHEGCSSCGRCVDICPVGALEKDGTIHREKCAQYMFGELGGLRCGLCLKTCPL, via the coding sequence ATGAGATCGCTCTCAGAGGAGCTGAGAAGGGCCGCTGGCGACCTGGAGGTAAGCCTGTACGGGGTGGCGGACGCTAAAGGGTTCCTGAGCCCCGAATATCAGGGGAACCGCCCCCAGGACGTCATGCCCTCGGTGCGCTCCGTAGTGGTTCTCGGAGTGCCCCTGCTGCGCGGCTCCATGGATGCGCTTCCCAAGGGCAGGGCGGAGTACCACAACTCCCTGCTGGCGGCGACGGTGACGCTGAGATACATGTCGTTCCAGCTCGCCAAGCGCATCGAGGATGCCGAGTACCTCGCTTCCATAGTCCCGGCCGAGGGCAGCGAGTTCGGCATCTGGTACGCCGACCGGGAAACGCTGAGGGCGGACGTGTCTCTGAGGTACGCCGCCTACCTGGCCGGCCTGGGCCGGTACGGGCTGAACCATTCCCTCGTCACTGAGAAGTACGGCCCGAGGGTAAGGTTCATGGGGATACTGACCGACGCCCCCCTGGAGCCTGGCGTCCCCGCCTCGGATTTCGCGCATGAGGGGTGCTCCAGTTGCGGCCGGTGCGTGGACATATGTCCGGTCGGCGCGCTCGAAAAGGATGGCACGATCCATCGGGAGAAGTGCGCCCAGTACATGTTCGGGGAGCTGGGCGGGCTCCGGTGCGGCCTCTGCCTCAAGACCTGCCCGCTGTGA
- a CDS encoding DUF1847 domain-containing protein, translating to MDCPRCDMCSEVGCKAGQPVKFQFCPSNVSEHTREEIIERYSQPEVQGIMRTAARVEKGTLQEVNGVQTPIRPRISEIMAFADEMGWKRIGVAFCLAARDEALRLTKVLEARGFEVHSIICRNFGVKKGEIGIAKEDCLKSEAETVCNPVYQAELLNEAGTQLNIVLGLCVGHDMLFNKHSNAYVTTLMVKDRMTANNPVGPLYSGFFSGILKKY from the coding sequence ATGGACTGTCCCAGATGCGACATGTGCAGCGAGGTCGGGTGCAAGGCCGGCCAGCCCGTGAAATTCCAGTTCTGCCCGAGCAATGTTTCCGAGCACACCCGTGAGGAGATCATAGAGCGCTATTCGCAACCCGAGGTCCAGGGGATCATGAGGACCGCCGCGAGGGTCGAGAAGGGGACCCTGCAGGAGGTCAACGGCGTGCAGACCCCTATCCGCCCCCGGATCTCGGAGATAATGGCCTTCGCCGACGAGATGGGCTGGAAGAGGATCGGCGTGGCGTTCTGCCTGGCGGCCAGGGACGAGGCGCTCAGATTGACCAAGGTCCTGGAGGCCCGGGGCTTCGAGGTCCACTCCATCATCTGCCGGAACTTCGGCGTGAAGAAGGGGGAGATCGGCATCGCCAAGGAGGACTGCCTGAAGAGCGAGGCGGAGACGGTGTGCAACCCGGTCTACCAGGCCGAGCTGCTGAACGAGGCGGGGACCCAGCTTAACATCGTGCTGGGCCTGTGCGTCGGCCACGACATGCTGTTCAACAAGCACTCCAATGCGTACGTCACCACGCTGATGGTCAAGGACCGCATGACCGCCAACAACCCGGTGGGCCCACTTTACTCGGGCTTCTTCAGCGGTATCCTCAAGAAGTACTGA
- a CDS encoding thiamine pyrophosphate-dependent enzyme translates to MITIKELAEQPVKLTEGHRLCAGCSEPIAVRQVLMATNKPVVVSNATGCFEVSTSGYPYSAWNIPWIHSAFGNAAATISGVESAYRVLKKKGKVQDDMRFAVFAGDGATYDIGFQALSGAIERGHQFLFVCLNNEAYMNTGIQRSGATGRGAATTTCPSGTCIPGKREFPKDFTKIIAAHELPYAAQASPHNWRDMVEKAGKGFECGGPAFINAITPCPRGWRYEPQLTVEIAKLAVETCVWPLYEYERGKWTLTGESKRIAEGSMEKRPVTDWIKAQGRFKHLQDPKWSSVVDEIQENVDFKWEELLRLSKQ, encoded by the coding sequence ATGATCACCATCAAAGAACTCGCGGAGCAGCCGGTGAAGCTGACCGAGGGCCACCGCCTTTGCGCGGGATGCTCGGAGCCGATCGCCGTCAGGCAGGTGCTGATGGCCACCAACAAGCCGGTGGTCGTCTCCAACGCCACCGGGTGTTTCGAGGTGTCCACCTCCGGCTATCCCTACTCCGCATGGAACATCCCATGGATACACAGCGCGTTCGGGAACGCCGCGGCCACCATATCCGGCGTGGAGAGCGCGTACCGCGTGCTCAAGAAGAAGGGCAAGGTGCAGGACGACATGCGCTTCGCCGTCTTCGCCGGCGACGGCGCCACCTACGACATTGGGTTCCAGGCGCTGTCGGGCGCGATCGAGCGGGGGCATCAGTTCCTGTTCGTCTGCCTGAACAACGAGGCCTACATGAACACCGGCATCCAGAGGAGCGGCGCCACCGGGAGAGGGGCGGCCACCACCACCTGCCCTTCGGGCACATGCATCCCCGGCAAGAGGGAGTTCCCCAAGGATTTCACCAAGATCATCGCCGCTCACGAGCTGCCGTACGCCGCCCAGGCCTCCCCCCACAACTGGAGGGACATGGTCGAGAAGGCCGGCAAGGGCTTCGAGTGCGGAGGTCCGGCGTTCATCAACGCCATCACGCCATGCCCGCGCGGATGGAGGTACGAGCCCCAGCTCACCGTCGAGATCGCCAAGCTGGCGGTGGAGACCTGCGTGTGGCCCCTCTACGAGTACGAGAGGGGGAAGTGGACCCTCACCGGCGAAAGCAAGCGCATCGCCGAGGGCAGCATGGAGAAGAGGCCGGTGACCGACTGGATCAAGGCCCAGGGCCGCTTCAAGCACCTGCAGGACCCCAAATGGAGCTCGGTCGTCGACGAGATACAGGAAAATGTCGACTTCAAGTGGGAAGAGCTCCTGCGCCTCTCCAAGCAGTGA
- the porA gene encoding pyruvate ferredoxin oxidoreductase, which produces MKRMAMNGDQAVALSWKQINPDVCASYPITPQTIIVEAFSDFVADGEVDTEYVCTESEHSSMSLCIGASAAGARAVTATASAGLAYMWEVLYIAASMRMPIVMTVANRALSGPINIHCDHSDAMGARDSGWVQIFAENVQEAYDNSIMSFRIAEHMKVRLPVMNCLDGFIVTHAIESLSPIADEDVKKFVGEFKPVMPLLDHKNPHTFGPFDMPEYYYEHKYAQAMAMNNVLSVIDEVHKDFEKLTGRKYDFIETYRTEDADYVAIAIGSTAGTLKQVVDDMRKEGHKVGSIKLRVFRPFPYAAVAKVMEGKKGVAVLDRAISFGACGPLFAEVRSAEFDNRNHPRTVNYVYGLGGRDVGVEDLKQVYRQLETGTAATINYLGVKQ; this is translated from the coding sequence ATGAAGCGAATGGCAATGAACGGTGACCAGGCGGTCGCCCTGTCGTGGAAGCAGATAAACCCGGACGTCTGCGCGTCCTATCCGATCACTCCTCAGACCATCATCGTGGAGGCGTTCTCCGACTTCGTCGCCGATGGCGAGGTCGACACCGAATATGTGTGCACCGAATCGGAGCACAGCTCCATGAGCTTATGCATAGGTGCCTCCGCCGCGGGCGCGAGGGCCGTCACCGCCACCGCCTCCGCGGGCCTAGCGTACATGTGGGAGGTGCTGTACATCGCCGCCTCCATGAGGATGCCCATCGTCATGACCGTGGCCAACAGGGCGCTCTCCGGACCGATCAACATCCACTGCGACCACTCCGACGCCATGGGCGCGAGGGACAGCGGCTGGGTGCAGATCTTCGCCGAGAACGTGCAGGAGGCTTACGACAACTCCATCATGTCCTTCCGCATCGCCGAGCACATGAAGGTCCGCCTGCCGGTCATGAACTGCCTGGACGGCTTCATCGTCACCCACGCCATCGAGTCCCTCAGCCCCATAGCGGACGAGGACGTCAAGAAGTTCGTGGGAGAGTTCAAGCCGGTCATGCCCCTGCTCGATCACAAAAACCCCCACACCTTCGGCCCGTTCGACATGCCCGAGTACTATTACGAGCACAAGTACGCGCAGGCCATGGCCATGAACAACGTCCTGTCGGTGATCGACGAGGTCCACAAGGACTTCGAGAAGCTCACCGGCCGCAAGTATGATTTCATCGAGACCTACCGGACCGAGGACGCCGACTACGTCGCCATCGCCATCGGCTCCACCGCCGGCACCCTGAAGCAGGTCGTGGACGACATGAGGAAGGAAGGCCACAAGGTCGGCAGCATCAAGCTCCGGGTGTTCCGTCCCTTCCCGTACGCCGCCGTCGCCAAGGTGATGGAAGGCAAGAAAGGGGTCGCGGTCCTGGACCGCGCCATCAGCTTCGGGGCCTGCGGGCCGCTGTTCGCGGAGGTCCGCTCCGCCGAGTTCGACAACCGCAACCACCCCAGGACCGTCAACTACGTCTACGGCCTCGGCGGCAGGGACGTGGGAGTGGAGGACCTCAAGCAAGTGTACCGGCAGCTGGAGACCGGGACCGCGGCGACCATCAACTACCTGGGGGTGAAGCAATGA
- a CDS encoding 4Fe-4S binding protein, which produces MAAERIPVIVDPGTAREYQTGSWRSKRPVVDKEKCIDCLICWMYCPDNSVLVENGEMKGFRLTHCKGCGICAHHCPKNCITMVEEGER; this is translated from the coding sequence ATGGCGGCCGAGCGCATCCCCGTCATAGTCGATCCCGGCACCGCCCGGGAGTACCAGACCGGCTCATGGCGCTCCAAGCGCCCGGTGGTGGACAAGGAGAAGTGCATCGACTGCCTCATCTGCTGGATGTACTGTCCTGACAACTCCGTGCTGGTGGAGAACGGCGAGATGAAAGGTTTCAGACTTACTCACTGCAAGGGTTGCGGCATCTGCGCGCACCACTGTCCCAAGAACTGCATCACCATGGTCGAGGAGGGAGAGAGATGA
- a CDS encoding 2-oxoacid:acceptor oxidoreductase family protein: MEIRWHGRGGQGVVTANEILAGAALQEGKYMKAFPEFGPERMGAPIRAFARVSDEPIKVHSQVYFPDYVIVLDPTLIGNVNVLEGMKADGGLIVNYPDGKDHLRKALATDLEVHVVDGTKIALETVGRPLANTAMLGALVKVSGIVELDSVKDELRAKLGGKLPQKVVEKNVLSVERAYQEVD, encoded by the coding sequence TTGGAAATCAGATGGCACGGCAGAGGCGGTCAAGGAGTTGTCACCGCGAACGAGATCCTGGCCGGTGCCGCTCTCCAGGAAGGCAAATACATGAAGGCCTTCCCGGAGTTCGGCCCAGAGAGAATGGGCGCCCCCATACGCGCTTTCGCCAGAGTATCCGATGAGCCTATCAAAGTGCACAGTCAGGTCTACTTTCCCGATTACGTGATCGTCCTGGACCCCACCCTTATCGGCAACGTGAACGTGCTCGAGGGGATGAAGGCCGATGGCGGACTGATCGTCAACTACCCTGACGGCAAGGACCACCTCAGGAAGGCGTTGGCCACCGATCTGGAGGTCCATGTCGTGGACGGCACCAAGATCGCCCTCGAGACCGTGGGCAGGCCCCTGGCCAACACCGCCATGCTGGGCGCTCTGGTCAAGGTCTCCGGCATCGTGGAGCTGGACAGCGTGAAGGATGAACTGCGGGCCAAGCTGGGGGGTAAGCTCCCCCAGAAGGTCGTGGAGAAGAACGTGCTCAGCGTGGAGAGGGCCTACCAGGAGGTGGACTGA
- the ppsA gene encoding phosphoenolpyruvate synthase, giving the protein MSIKNLGVDDIPIAGGKAANLGELTGAGFDVPPGFVLTTESYDYFMEHNDLTGVLESTMKDLDVNSDAALQEASHTIRTAFEKGTIPKDLEVEIVEEYKKLGKGKYPLVAVRSSATAEDLPTASFAGQQDTYLNVSEPKSLLICVKKCWSSLYTPRAISYRASKDFDHSKVKLAVVVQRMINSEQSGIMFTIDPNSELPHIIIEAGYGLGEALVGGKVTPDTYVVDKFHRKILNKRISNQSWKLVRGESGECVRCDVPVDKAKGQKLTDEQILELAEIGNRIEMHYDRPMDIEWAMEGGEMYVVQARPITTVSVGNDSKGSKEEDNKMESSRTILVKGLGASPGTAGGVVRIYNEGMSLDIVKQGDVLVTQMTTPDMVPAMTRAAAIVTDEGGMTCHAAIVARELGIPCVVGATDATTSLKEGMEVTVHGQMGVVYEGVEKNEEKPAAVAVATSVSVPVTATKIMLNVGVPQKATEYADLPVQGVGLMRIEFLFTSYVQEHPCALIEQGREDELVNKLAQGIGIVGKAFFPRPVILRTSDFKTNEYHDMKGGAKYEPKEQNPMIGWRGCSRYVTDSYRAAFVAELKAIKKARDEMGLKNVWVMLPFVRTVDEVKKIEKMMNEVGLYRSRDFKLYLMAEVPAIIFMAEEFAEVCDGFSIGSNDLTQLTMGADRDSDILGKMGYFDERNDAIKRAIGHLIKHAHKKGVPVGICGQGPSVYPEFAEFLVREGIDSISLNPDTVVKSISNIAAAEQRLLLEAVRSQKR; this is encoded by the coding sequence ATGAGCATCAAGAATCTTGGAGTAGACGATATACCAATCGCGGGCGGAAAGGCGGCCAACCTCGGGGAGCTAACGGGAGCAGGCTTCGACGTCCCTCCCGGGTTCGTGCTGACCACCGAATCATATGACTATTTCATGGAACACAATGACCTGACCGGCGTCCTGGAGTCCACTATGAAGGATCTGGACGTCAACTCCGATGCCGCGCTACAGGAGGCCTCGCACACCATCCGCACCGCCTTCGAGAAGGGGACCATCCCCAAGGACCTGGAGGTCGAGATCGTGGAGGAGTACAAGAAGCTGGGGAAGGGCAAGTATCCCCTGGTGGCGGTCCGCTCCAGCGCCACCGCGGAGGACCTTCCGACCGCCTCGTTCGCCGGTCAGCAGGACACCTACCTGAACGTGTCCGAACCCAAGTCACTCCTGATCTGCGTCAAGAAGTGCTGGTCCTCCCTGTACACCCCCAGGGCCATCTCTTATCGCGCCTCCAAGGACTTCGACCACAGCAAGGTCAAGCTGGCGGTGGTGGTGCAACGCATGATCAATTCCGAGCAGTCGGGCATCATGTTCACCATAGACCCCAATTCCGAGCTGCCGCACATCATCATCGAGGCCGGCTACGGCCTGGGGGAGGCATTGGTGGGAGGAAAGGTCACCCCTGACACTTACGTGGTGGACAAGTTCCACCGCAAGATCCTGAACAAGCGCATCTCCAACCAGTCCTGGAAGCTGGTGCGGGGCGAGAGCGGGGAGTGCGTCCGCTGCGACGTTCCCGTGGACAAAGCCAAGGGCCAGAAGCTCACCGACGAGCAGATCCTGGAGCTTGCGGAGATCGGTAACCGCATCGAGATGCACTATGATCGCCCCATGGACATCGAGTGGGCCATGGAGGGCGGGGAGATGTACGTCGTGCAGGCCCGCCCCATCACCACTGTTTCCGTCGGCAACGACAGCAAGGGAAGCAAGGAGGAGGACAACAAGATGGAGTCGAGCCGCACCATCCTGGTGAAGGGACTGGGGGCCAGCCCCGGGACCGCCGGAGGCGTCGTCCGGATATACAACGAGGGAATGAGCCTGGACATCGTGAAGCAAGGTGACGTGCTGGTCACTCAGATGACCACGCCGGACATGGTGCCGGCCATGACCCGGGCCGCCGCCATCGTTACGGATGAGGGCGGGATGACCTGCCACGCCGCCATCGTCGCCAGGGAACTAGGCATCCCCTGCGTCGTCGGCGCTACCGACGCCACCACCTCCCTGAAGGAAGGGATGGAGGTCACCGTGCACGGGCAGATGGGCGTAGTGTACGAAGGAGTGGAGAAGAACGAGGAGAAACCTGCCGCAGTGGCGGTGGCGACCTCCGTTTCTGTCCCGGTAACCGCGACCAAGATCATGCTCAACGTCGGAGTGCCCCAGAAGGCCACGGAGTACGCGGACCTGCCAGTGCAGGGGGTCGGACTGATGCGCATCGAGTTCCTCTTCACCTCCTATGTCCAGGAGCACCCCTGCGCCCTCATCGAACAGGGCCGGGAGGACGAGCTCGTGAACAAGCTGGCCCAGGGCATCGGGATCGTGGGGAAGGCTTTCTTCCCCCGGCCCGTGATACTGCGCACCTCCGACTTCAAGACCAACGAGTACCACGACATGAAGGGCGGGGCCAAGTACGAGCCGAAGGAGCAGAACCCCATGATCGGGTGGCGCGGCTGCTCCAGGTACGTCACCGATTCTTACCGCGCGGCGTTCGTGGCCGAGCTGAAGGCCATCAAGAAGGCCCGCGACGAGATGGGGCTGAAGAACGTGTGGGTCATGCTGCCGTTCGTCCGCACCGTCGACGAGGTCAAGAAGATCGAGAAGATGATGAACGAGGTGGGCCTCTATCGCAGCCGGGACTTCAAGCTCTATCTGATGGCCGAAGTTCCGGCCATCATCTTCATGGCCGAGGAGTTCGCGGAGGTGTGCGACGGCTTCTCCATCGGATCCAATGACCTTACCCAGCTGACCATGGGCGCGGACCGCGACTCCGACATCCTGGGCAAGATGGGATACTTCGATGAGAGGAACGATGCGATAAAGCGCGCCATAGGCCACCTTATCAAGCACGCCCACAAGAAGGGAGTCCCGGTGGGCATCTGCGGCCAGGGCCCCTCCGTGTACCCTGAGTTCGCGGAGTTCCTGGTGCGCGAAGGCATCGACTCCATCTCCCTGAACCCCGATACCGTGGTCAAGAGCATCAGCAACATCGCGGCGGCGGAGCAGAGGCTCCTGCTGGAAGCGGTCAGAAGTCAGAAGCGGTAA
- a CDS encoding CBS domain-containing ParB/RepB/Spo0J family partition protein: MDGKKVSDYMATEIVSIPPDYTVGQARQELINSEFHGLPVAEGDHIIGFVTAKELLRAIDRPDVKVRDIIRVGTITVTPDMDIDDASRVLFRYGLRNVPVVDTDGKAVGMLSNIDIIRSAIEKATPNKINMLKTFLEQKHGIKIAVKRRIIPIESLRPTQHEVYADELRGRQYEIRKGLVEPLIVIQKNSHYVLVDGHHRVLAARDMGVRQFQAFVLELDRDVELGMERSAEELGVRTLDDVKVIEGDHHPLVRVATRLMKDDEKVSSR; this comes from the coding sequence ATGGATGGAAAGAAGGTCAGCGACTACATGGCCACGGAGATAGTGTCGATCCCTCCGGATTATACCGTAGGACAGGCCAGACAGGAGCTGATCAACAGCGAGTTCCATGGGCTTCCGGTGGCGGAAGGAGACCACATCATAGGTTTCGTCACCGCCAAGGAGCTGCTGCGGGCCATCGACCGCCCTGATGTCAAGGTACGCGACATCATCCGGGTCGGTACCATTACCGTCACCCCGGACATGGACATCGACGATGCCTCCAGGGTGCTGTTCCGCTACGGCCTGCGCAACGTGCCGGTGGTGGACACCGACGGCAAGGCCGTGGGGATGCTCTCCAACATCGACATAATACGGTCCGCCATCGAGAAGGCCACCCCTAATAAGATCAACATGCTCAAGACCTTCCTGGAGCAGAAGCACGGCATCAAGATCGCGGTGAAGCGGAGGATCATACCCATCGAATCTCTAAGGCCCACACAGCATGAGGTCTACGCCGACGAGCTCCGCGGGCGGCAGTATGAGATAAGGAAGGGTCTGGTGGAGCCTCTCATCGTGATCCAGAAGAACAGCCACTATGTCCTGGTGGACGGGCACCACCGCGTGCTGGCGGCCAGGGACATGGGGGTGCGGCAGTTCCAGGCCTTCGTGCTGGAGCTCGACCGGGACGTCGAGCTGGGGATGGAGAGATCGGCCGAGGAGCTGGGGGTCAGGACCCTGGACGATGTGAAGGTCATCGAGGGCGATCACCACCCGCTGGTGAGGGTCGCCACCCGGCTGATGAAGGACGATGAGAAAGTGAGCTCGCGGTGA
- a CDS encoding acetoin utilization protein AcuC, with translation MSSNAAFLYGDDYMRYQFGPRHPFQPVREKLTLDTVASLGVFDKCGARVIDPTPVDMRRLNAVHPPEYVRFVERTCAAGGELDRGDTPAVPGLYEGALSVVGGTLRGAKGIMEGEFDHAFNPGGGLHHAHPGRASGFCVFHDIAVAVRALQEEYGLRRIAVVDIDGHHGDGTQEIFYGERVLTISLHRFGRYFFPGSGSTGEIGEGEGEGCNINVPLPSGTDDELYLKAYRAIAVPALRAYRPQLIIHQFGADGHYKDPLVGLGLTTRGYEEIARLTHGLAHELCGGKYLVVGGGGYDIDATRRTWSIMFSILAGANEDVRDMLEGLHDHGGPRSGREIEVKVDETIEALGKNSLPLLEEMVRFA, from the coding sequence TTGAGCAGCAACGCTGCGTTCCTGTATGGCGATGATTACATGCGCTATCAGTTCGGACCACGCCACCCGTTCCAGCCGGTGCGGGAGAAGCTGACCCTGGACACCGTCGCCTCCCTGGGAGTTTTCGACAAATGCGGCGCTAGGGTGATCGACCCCACCCCGGTGGACATGAGGCGCCTGAACGCCGTCCACCCTCCCGAGTACGTCCGCTTCGTGGAGAGGACCTGTGCCGCGGGCGGCGAGCTGGACCGCGGCGACACTCCCGCCGTCCCGGGACTGTACGAAGGCGCCCTGTCTGTGGTCGGGGGGACCCTTCGCGGCGCCAAGGGCATCATGGAGGGGGAGTTCGACCACGCCTTCAATCCCGGGGGCGGGCTGCACCATGCTCACCCCGGTAGGGCTTCGGGCTTCTGTGTTTTCCACGACATCGCCGTGGCCGTGCGGGCCCTTCAGGAGGAGTATGGGCTCCGGCGCATCGCGGTGGTGGACATCGACGGTCACCACGGCGACGGGACCCAGGAGATCTTCTATGGGGAAAGGGTGCTGACGATCTCCCTGCACCGGTTCGGACGCTACTTCTTTCCAGGGTCCGGCAGCACCGGGGAGATCGGGGAGGGCGAGGGGGAGGGCTGCAACATCAACGTCCCCCTGCCCTCCGGGACGGATGACGAGCTGTATCTGAAGGCGTATCGGGCTATCGCCGTCCCCGCCCTGCGCGCGTACCGGCCGCAGCTGATCATACACCAGTTCGGGGCGGACGGCCACTACAAGGACCCGCTGGTCGGGCTGGGCCTCACCACCCGCGGCTACGAGGAGATCGCCCGCCTGACCCATGGGCTGGCGCACGAGCTGTGCGGCGGCAAGTACCTGGTGGTGGGCGGAGGAGGCTATGACATCGACGCCACCAGGCGAACATGGTCGATTATGTTCTCCATCCTGGCAGGGGCGAATGAGGATGTGCGCGATATGCTGGAGGGCCTGCATGACCACGGCGGTCCCCGCTCGGGCCGGGAGATCGAGGTCAAGGTGGACGAGACGATAGAGGCGCTCGGAAAGAACTCGCTGCCCCTTTTAGAAGAGATGGTACGCTTCGCTTGA
- a CDS encoding ABC transporter ATP-binding protein: MVQIAVNGVRFSYNSSEVLSGVSMEAREGEIIGILGPNGSGKTTLLKCMNRALSPSSGTVLIEGKDHSKMSKKEIALQVGVVPQNGGVNFPFTVLDVVMMGRTPALKRFEPETEQDIDIVKEAMEKANVVHLAGRPVSDISGGEMQRVIIARALAQRPRIMLLDEPTLHLDINHQLDILDLIHSLAKKQKMVVIIVTHDLGLAARYCDHIVLMKGGSVQAAGAVPEVLTSDNMRKVFSIEAELQFDQRTGAYGVTVLRSYPCSGADVPV; encoded by the coding sequence ATGGTGCAGATCGCCGTCAACGGCGTCCGATTCAGCTACAACAGCTCCGAAGTGCTTTCCGGGGTGAGCATGGAGGCCCGGGAGGGCGAGATCATCGGCATCCTGGGGCCCAACGGGTCGGGAAAGACCACCCTGCTGAAGTGCATGAACCGCGCCCTCTCCCCCAGTTCGGGGACGGTGCTCATCGAGGGCAAGGACCACTCCAAGATGTCAAAGAAGGAGATCGCGCTCCAAGTAGGGGTCGTACCGCAGAACGGCGGCGTGAACTTCCCGTTCACGGTCCTGGACGTCGTCATGATGGGCCGCACTCCGGCGCTGAAGAGGTTCGAGCCGGAGACCGAACAGGACATCGACATCGTGAAGGAGGCCATGGAGAAGGCCAACGTGGTGCACCTCGCCGGCCGGCCGGTCAGCGACATCAGCGGCGGGGAGATGCAGAGGGTCATCATCGCCAGGGCGCTGGCGCAGAGGCCCCGGATAATGCTCCTGGACGAGCCGACCCTCCACCTGGACATCAATCACCAGCTGGACATCCTGGACCTGATCCACTCCCTGGCCAAGAAGCAGAAGATGGTGGTGATCATCGTCACCCACGACCTCGGCCTGGCGGCGAGGTACTGCGATCACATCGTGCTGATGAAGGGCGGGTCGGTCCAGGCGGCGGGGGCGGTGCCGGAGGTCCTTACCTCTGACAACATGAGGAAGGTGTTCTCCATCGAGGCCGAGCTGCAATTCGACCAGCGCACCGGCGCGTACGGCGTGACGGTGCTGCGGTCCTACCCCTGCAGCGGCGCCGACGTTCCGGTCTGA
- a CDS encoding FecCD family ABC transporter permease codes for MTTSTEALNIAELQSTRALKWAITLVGLVLVLAATIMVCLGIGAVSIPFHDVLASLIGGASDTDRWIVVNLRLPRILLACLVGASLAVAGATMQGLFRNPMASPSVLGISSGAAFGAALAMVLGISWIGGSFAIPAMAFVFSFVTLFLVYSISRTRNGYVPVETLLLAGIAVGSLFSALVSAMQYFAGEQLSGVVFWLMGGLNNATWDQVLVSLPAIILGCSVMMVLSRDLNAMMVGEEQAGNLGINVNQVRIVLLLAASLVTAMAVSVSGVIGFVGLIIPHVIRTLVGPDHRILLPCSIVGGALFLVLTDTLARIIIAPAELPVGIITSLLGAPFFIYLLMTRKRTMGW; via the coding sequence GTGACCACTAGCACGGAGGCACTAAACATCGCAGAGCTCCAGAGCACCAGGGCTCTAAAGTGGGCCATCACACTGGTCGGCCTGGTCCTAGTGCTAGCGGCCACCATCATGGTCTGCCTGGGGATAGGCGCGGTATCCATCCCGTTCCATGATGTCCTGGCGTCCCTGATCGGAGGGGCCTCCGACACGGACCGGTGGATCGTGGTCAATCTTCGATTGCCGCGCATCCTCTTGGCTTGCCTGGTGGGCGCCTCTCTCGCCGTGGCCGGGGCGACCATGCAGGGCTTGTTCAGGAACCCTATGGCCTCCCCGTCCGTCCTGGGCATATCATCCGGCGCAGCCTTCGGCGCGGCCCTGGCGATGGTGCTGGGCATATCGTGGATCGGGGGCTCTTTCGCCATCCCCGCGATGGCCTTTGTGTTCTCTTTCGTCACGCTGTTCCTGGTCTACTCCATCTCCCGCACCCGCAATGGGTACGTTCCGGTGGAGACCCTACTCCTGGCCGGCATCGCCGTCGGATCGCTGTTCAGCGCCCTGGTATCGGCGATGCAGTACTTCGCCGGGGAGCAGCTATCGGGAGTGGTGTTCTGGCTCATGGGCGGGCTCAACAATGCCACCTGGGACCAGGTACTGGTGTCCCTTCCCGCTATAATCTTGGGCTGCTCGGTGATGATGGTGCTGTCTCGCGACCTCAACGCCATGATGGTCGGCGAGGAGCAGGCCGGGAACCTGGGCATCAATGTCAACCAGGTGCGTATCGTCCTGCTTCTGGCAGCGTCCTTGGTCACCGCCATGGCCGTTTCCGTGTCCGGGGTCATCGGTTTCGTCGGCCTAATCATCCCGCACGTGATACGCACCCTGGTGGGGCCGGACCACCGCATCCTGCTGCCCTGCTCCATAGTGGGCGGGGCGCTGTTCCTGGTCCTGACCGACACCCTGGCCCGGATTATCATCGCGCCCGCGGAGCTGCCGGTGGGCATCATCACCTCCCTGCTGGGCGCGCCGTTCTTCATTTACCTGTTGATGACCCGCAAGCGGACCATGGGGTGGTAA